From Pseudarthrobacter defluvii, the proteins below share one genomic window:
- a CDS encoding DsbA family protein — protein MSQPKATSTPPADPAKRARTVIWILLGVILAAGAIWYAVFTLNKPAPVAVQPVAEAQLVREDSHRVTAPATEKAQLVEFLDFECEACKAAEPVVAELKAEFGDRITVVHRYFPLPAHRNSGQAALAVEAAAQQGKYEQMAAKMFETQPQWGEKQDSQAPLFRTFAEELGLDLTAYDAAVANEATKDRIRQDIADGKALGVTGTPTFFLNGEKLTPNTMEEFRQKLADAAQ, from the coding sequence ATGTCACAACCAAAAGCCACTTCCACGCCCCCGGCAGACCCTGCCAAACGCGCCAGGACCGTCATCTGGATCCTGCTCGGAGTCATCCTGGCCGCAGGAGCCATCTGGTACGCCGTGTTTACGCTCAACAAACCCGCGCCGGTGGCCGTCCAACCCGTCGCCGAGGCCCAGCTCGTCCGTGAGGACAGCCACCGGGTCACCGCTCCGGCAACCGAGAAGGCCCAGCTGGTAGAGTTTTTGGACTTCGAGTGCGAAGCCTGCAAGGCTGCCGAACCCGTCGTGGCCGAGCTGAAGGCAGAATTCGGTGACCGGATCACGGTCGTCCACCGTTACTTTCCGCTCCCGGCCCACCGGAATTCCGGGCAGGCGGCGCTGGCCGTCGAAGCCGCCGCCCAGCAGGGAAAATACGAACAGATGGCCGCGAAAATGTTCGAGACCCAGCCGCAGTGGGGTGAAAAGCAGGACTCCCAGGCACCCCTGTTCCGCACTTTCGCCGAAGAACTCGGACTGGACCTGACCGCCTACGACGCCGCTGTAGCCAACGAAGCCACCAAAGACCGGATCCGTCAGGACATCGCGGACGGTAAGGCGCTTGGCGTGACCGGGACGCCGACATTCTTCCTCAACGGTGAAAAATTGACGCCGAACACGATGGAGGAATTCCGCCAGAAACTGGCGGACGCCGCCCAGTAG